The following proteins come from a genomic window of Macadamia integrifolia cultivar HAES 741 chromosome 14, SCU_Mint_v3, whole genome shotgun sequence:
- the LOC122060565 gene encoding uncharacterized protein LOC122060565, with amino-acid sequence MFISIVGHNDRYRDIAEHFQRSLNTIGEHFKKVLRAFILLGQENIKPPNFSRCPKQILEKPKLYPFFKDCIGAIDGTHVSASVPLSKQIPYRGRKGDTTWNVMCACDLDMKFTFVYAGWEGSANDCRVFNEALNNPKFEFPHPPPGTF; translated from the exons ATGTTTATATCTATCGTTGGTCACAATGATAGGTATAGAGACATAGCAGAACACTTTCAGCGTTCTCTTAACACTATAGGTGAACACTTTAAGAAAGTGTTACGTGCTTTCATACTACTGGGACAAGAGAATATCAAACCTCCAAACTTCAGTCGTTGCCCTAAACAGATTCTTGAAAAACCAAAGCTCTATCCTTTCTTCAAg GACTGCATTGGCGCGATTGATGGCACTCATGTTAGTGCTTCTGTACCTTTATCCAAACAAATACCGtacagaggaaggaaaggagatacgacctggaatgttatgtgtgcatgtgaccttgacatgaaattcacttttgtgtacgctggttgggagggttcggcaaatgattgtcgagtattcaatgaggcattgaataaccctaaatttgaatttcctcatcctccacctGGTACGTTCTAA
- the LOC122062162 gene encoding uncharacterized protein LOC122062162, translated as MSTSKQAVNETAKWSQANVDTLIVLMVEEVKKGHRTTSTFNKAGWNNIANNFKEKTGVNYAIVQLKNKVNKLRQDYSQFKKLLETTGFGWDTASRTCIVDDESIWESHIKDNPTWARFKKHGLPQWPELCMVFGDTYADGEGSGTQTTMLETLGANDARNMIESCDESRSADEVTPLGDTQTEAVEKRPVTKHRHDRTPNAKRRRSKSNDWSMAFKAIQDISKSRVERDASMSTASTQNAEQMYGITRAMEVLESGYELDEALYEKALRKLMADP; from the exons atgtCAACTTCAAAACAAGCAGTTAATGAGACTGCAAAATGGAGCCAAGCAAATGTAGACACCCTTATTGTTCTGATGGTAGAGGAAGTTAAGAAAGGACATAGGACTACTTCGACTTTTAATAAAGCTGGTTGGAACAACATTGCCaataacttcaaagaaaaaactGGGGTCAACTATGCCATTGTACAGTTGAAGAATAAAGTGAACAAACTGAGGCAGGATTATAGTCAGTTTAAGAAGTTATTGGAGACAACTGGTTTTGGTTGGGATACTGCTTCAAGAACTtgtattgttgatgatgaatccatCTGGGAATCGCATATTAAG gataaccctacttgggcacgaTTTAAGAAGCACGGACTACCACAATGGCCAGAACTATGTATGGTATTTGGTGATACATATGCAGACGGCGAAGGAAGTGGGACTCAAACAACCATGTTGGAAACTTTGGGGGCcaatgatgctaggaatatgATTGAGTCTTGTGATGAGTCAAGATCCGCTGATGAAGTTACTCCATTAGGTGACACTCAAACTGAAGCAGTGGAAAAAAGGCCAGTTACTAAGCATAGGCATGATAGGACTCCAAAtgcgaaaaggaggaggagcaagtctaatgattggtcaatggcattcaaggcaattcaagatatTAGTAAATCAAGGGTAGAACGAGATGCGAGCATGTCCACTGCTTCAACCCAAAATGCGGAACAGATGTATGGAATTACTAGGGCCATGGAGGTGCTTGAGTCAGGATATGAGTTAGATGAAGCACTATACGAGAAAGCACTTCGGAAGTTAATGGCTGACCCGTAA